Part of the Lolium rigidum isolate FL_2022 chromosome 6, APGP_CSIRO_Lrig_0.1, whole genome shotgun sequence genome, CCTAGGGAcgatgcagttgccgggaagtggaaccatcgcattggcaaccgcgttgaTCGACACGCGAACCTgcggaatggagcgcgaactctgcggaagagcaaccgccggtctCTTCGATATCTGTGTCGCCGTTCATCcgtgctcaataagacccgtacgtagacGTTTTCGGATCTTCAActggccgccattcatccaagcttcatGATGACCGACCTCTCCGGGCTTCCATcagacacctccagcgagggcaagcctgcaggatggcgccattggtgggacagcgtccggacgcccagcagcggcgatgattccccgccgcTGGACATCGGCGAGGaatgggaggccgaggaggaggagtccgaggaggaggaagaggctgaggcggcggcggcccgggcgaAAGTGAAGCGGAAGGCGCCGGTGAGctccgtcgacgacgaggaggacacaagtttaTCCGATGCGTCAGAGGACACCGCCTCtttggaagaggtgacgagcaccgtgaggacgacgaggcggggccatcaaagaagaagtagtttaaaattTTATGTGtaaatttgtttatatttttcgaagtttttatatgtaatttgtgtaTGTTGCACCGCTTTGAATATTAGCAGCGTTATTTAACCTACACATTTCTTCTATATACAATActaaattaaaaaaatattttaaagtttGGGGACGCCTCGttcgggggacgcggctgggagcgaCGTCCCACAAACACGACACGACCTCAAATGCTTGATCCAGAGGCGTTTGAGTGACGCTTTGAGAACGCGGGCTGCAGATGCTCTAAATCTGACGGCTGTTTGGAGACGTGGCTGGAGACTGGAGACGCTCTAATTCATCCAACGGCCTGGCTGCATCCCATTCCCATACCCAACCGGAGTTCCCGACTCCagccccgcccccgccgcccctTGCCGCGCCGTCGCTTTCCCCCAACTTCGCCGGCCAAGCCCGCAGTCGCTCCTTTATACTAGCAGCAAGTCAACAAGTCAGAGTAACCTGACTTCACCCCGACTCCACCCAGCCGCCGCGCCGCGTCGCGCAGCGCTGCTGCTCGTTCCAATCGACTCCGCTCCCATGGCGGCGACGGCTCCCCTGCCTCGTGCCCCCGTCTCCTCCCCCGCGACCCGCACCGCCCTCTGCCCAGCTCGCTCCAACCTTCGCACGGCCGCGGCGCCACCGGCGGGGACCCTGGGATGGCGGCGCAGGCAGCCCTTCCCGGCGGTCTCAGTGACCCCGGCCTCCGCTCAGTCCACGCCACCGGCTCTCGCCGTCGATCCCGAGGTTTGTTGATTGATTTCCCCCGCAGAATCTGCCTCTTTCCTCCTTCTCGTTCGGAAAGGCCGGCCTTAGCAGTTAGGAATGGGAATGGACTGACTTGTTTTGTTTGTCCCTTATTAAGTGGAAGCTGCTTTGAGCATTTGTCTTACGCTTCAGTGGTACTTACAGTTCTTGCTTTCTCAGATGCATTGCTACTGTTCGCATCAGCTTATCATCGTCCCGTGATAACTGTAGGTTGAGGCATTGCTAGACAGCGTGAAGTGGGACGCCAAAGGGCTGGCAGTTGCCATTGCCCAAAATGTGGATACTGGAGCCATTCTTATGCAGGGCTTTGCCAACAGAGAAGCCCTTGCAGCGACTATATCGACCAGAAAGGCTACATTCTATAGCCGTTCCCGGTCTTCGTTGTGGACCAAAGGGGAGACGTCCATGAACTTCATCAATGTGCACGACATCTTCCTGGACTGTGACCGTGATTCGGTAAGCATCTTCTGCTTTGGGACGGTTATGCATCAGACTATCAGAGCTGTCAGTATGGCTTCAGATGATGCTAACTGGTgtgttctgtgttttcttgaaacCTAGATAATATACCTTGGTACGCCGGATGGACCGACATGCCATACAGGGGCAGAGACCTGCTACTATTCTTCAGTCTATGATGCCCTACAAGGTTCGAAGgtacttttctttaataacaaacctTTCTGCAAATATAAGTTTACTTGTAATTTAAATCTGACTGTATTCCACAGTCCAATCAAGAGAGGCAGGTTTCCACAACCCTGTACTCGCTTGAAGATACCATCAGTAAGCGGAAGAAGGAGATAGTAACTGAAGGAGGTGGTAAGCCATCATGGACGAAAAAACTACTGCTTGACAACCAGCTGCTTTGCTCGAAAATACGGTATGTGATGCTTTGCTGATTTCTCATACTATATATATTGCAGCGTAATAAATTTGCATAATAATTTTTTGATGTTTCAAGATAACGGAAATAGAATAGCATAGTAGTTCTTTGTTTTTCTAGCCTGCTTTACATTGTTCATTTCAAGATTACAAAACTGTGtttgttcatatttttaattCCCCTGTTCTAATCTGATCTGGTCATCATTAGTTCTTGACCATTTGATCTAGAGATATACTACTTGTGTTCGGTAGGGCTGTGCATGCTTCTTGCTAAGCCCCATCCTACAAG contains:
- the LOC124661936 gene encoding histidine biosynthesis bifunctional protein hisIE, chloroplastic-like, which translates into the protein MAATAPLPRAPVSSPATRTALCPARSNLRTAAAPPAGTLGWRRRQPFPAVSVTPASAQSTPPALAVDPEVEALLDSVKWDAKGLAVAIAQNVDTGAILMQGFANREALAATISTRKATFYSRSRSSLWTKGETSMNFINVHDIFLDCDRDSIIYLGTPDGPTCHTGAETCYYSSVYDALQGSKSNQERQVSTTLYSLEDTISKRKKEIVTEGGGKPSWTKKLLLDNQLLCSKIREEAGELIQTLLENEDKSRTASEMGDLLYHAMVLLSVKDVKMEEVLEVLRKRFSQSGVEEKASRKKS